A genomic window from Prunus persica cultivar Lovell chromosome G2, Prunus_persica_NCBIv2, whole genome shotgun sequence includes:
- the LOC109947289 gene encoding DNA repair protein XRCC3 homolog, translating into MTPQNLMLLPLSTPKLSIGCPILDHCLGGGIPCKSITELVGESGSGKTQLCLQLTVRAQLPPSHGGLGGSSVYIFTEFSFPFRRLQQLGNLYHASYPNLIRLEPLEDIYVHGVHDAQELIHVLGDIEAFIAIDHTRLPVKLIVIDSIAALFRSQYQTTPADLKRRSEMFFNISGTLKGLANKFGLALVVTNQVVDFIGPHDGVNGVRLGNLESLDTSGRRVSPALGLAWAHCINSRVFLARHEQSIEVDIRNALSTSICSQTHRTFHLVFAPHLAYASAEFVIKKEGIVGVSQ; encoded by the coding sequence ATgacaccccaaaacctcatgctCCTTCCTCTTTCAACCCCTAAATTATCCATTGGATGCCCAATACTAGATCACTGCTTGGGGGGTGGGATACCCTGCAAGTCCATAACAGAATTAGTAGGGGAGAGTGGTTCTGGGAAGACGCAGCTTTGTCTCCAACTTACGGTACGAGCTCAGCTCCCACCCTCACATGGCGGACTAGGGGGCTCCTCCGTCTACATATTCACAGAATTCAGCTTCCCATTTCGTCGATTGCAACAACTAGGCAACCTTTATCATGCATCATACCCCAACTTAATAAGGTTGGAGCCATTGGAAGACATATATGTTCATGGTGTTCATGATGCTCAAGAACTCATCCATGTCCTTGGAGACATAGAAGCATTTATTGCCATTGATCACACCCGCCTACCTGTGAAACTCATTGTCATTGATTCCATTGCTGCATTGTTCCGATCACAGTATCAGACAACACCGGCAGATTTGAAACGGCGGTCTGAAATGTTCTTCAACATATCTGGGACATTGAAGGGTTTAGCAAATAAGTTTGGGTTGGCGTTGGTTGTCACCAACCAAGTGGTGGATTTTATTGGGCCACATGATGGAGTGAATGGGGTGAGGTTGGGAAACTTGGAGTCCCTGGACACATCAGGCAGACGGGTGAGTCCAGCTTTGGGATTGGCTTGGGCACATTGCATAAATTCAAGAGTGTTCTTGGCAAGACATGAGCAATCTATTGAGGTTGACATTCGTAATGCTCTTTCAACAAGTATATGCAGTCAAACACACAGGACATTTCACCTTGTATTTGCCCCACATCTGGCCTATGCATCGGCcgaatttgtaataaaaaaagaaggtatagTCGGAGTATCACAGTAA
- the LOC109947288 gene encoding uncharacterized protein LOC109947288: MSDVRPPNEHVSYPGDQPWHVPFPSPPRTPNHDPTSSGSEADTHDPLDKISAVKHHLQYMSKATDWWESKCDIHGQVMGNLANKLNKAYAGEVKQALKAKSRSKELESLKLKLEDTKKNALETFTQSEEYNHEMVECFNNGFEMFRDYASVISPDHNWSEIDVAGVWQVLNMGSDGMAHHSLVHAARRKDKDRDLLMDL; this comes from the coding sequence ATGTCAGATGTACGCCCTCCTAACGAGCATGTGAGTTACCCGGGGGACCAGCCCTGGCATGTGCCATTCCCATCTCCACCTCGGACTCCCAATCATGATCCCACTTCATCTGGAAGTGAGGCTGACACTCATGATCCGCTTGACAAAATCTCTGCCGTCAAGCACCACCTCCAATATATGTCAAAGGCAACGGATTGGTGGGAGAGTAAGTGCGATATTCATGGCCAAGTTATGGGAAACTTGGCCAACAAGTTGAACAAAGCATACGCTGGAGAGGTGAAGCAAGCTCTTAAAGCAAAAAGTCGGAGCAAAGAGTTAGAGTccttgaagttgaaattggaagacacaaagaaaaatgccCTCGAAACATTCACACAATCTGAAGAATATAACCATGAAATGGTTGAATGTTTCAACAACGGCTTCGAAATGTTCCGAGATTATGCTTCGGTCATCTCACCAGACCACAATTGGAGTGAAATTGATGTAGCTGGTGTCTGGCAGGTACTGAATATGGGTTCTGATGGAATGGCTCATCATAGCCTCGTGCATGCAGCGAgaagaaaggacaaagacagGGATCTTTTGATGGACCTGTAG